A segment of the Leptolyngbya sp. NIES-3755 genome:
TATTTGAGCAATCCGGATCAATATCAATTTCGGTTTCTCGATCGAGCGATCGTCAAAGGTCGAATTGAACCGATTACGGTGTACGAAGTGTTAGATGCTGAAACTGAAGAGAATCGTCAAATCAAACTACAAACTCAATCGATTTACGATCAAGGAATTGAACACTATCGACAACAGGAATTTGATCAAGCGAGATCTCGTTTTAAGGAAGTTCTAGAGGCAAATCCAGACGATAAAACGGCGCGGCTGTATGTCGATCGCGTCACTGAATTGCTCGATCGAGGAGTGCCCGAAGATTGGACGGATGCTTGGGCGTTTAGCGAGAAATAAAGGAACGCGATCGTTTTCCAAATCTGCATTAAGATGGTCATGCCCTCGTTACCCGGTTCTCGATCGTTATGTCTGACCTTCAAGCAACGTTCTCCAGCCTTCGACAAGCTCTTGATCAAATTGTGGTGGGTCAAAGCGCATTAGTACAGCAGCTTTTAGTGGCGTTGCTGTCTGGCGGGCATGTGATTTTAGAAGGTGTGCCGGGAACTGGAAAAACGCTTTTAGTCAAAGTAATGGCGCAATTAGTTCGATCGGAGTTTCGCCGCGTTCAACTGACTCCAGACATTCTGCCATCTGATATTTTAGGAACGAATATTTTTGACCTGAACACTCGCAACTTTATTTTGAAAAAAGGTCCCGTGTTCACGCAGATTCTACTTGCAGATGAAGTCAACCGAACGCCACCCAAAACACAATCGGCACTGCTCGAAGCAATGGAAGAACAGCAAGTCACTCTAGACGGTGAGAGCTTGCCTTTGCCTGAGTTCTTCTGGGTAATTGCAACTCAGAATTCATTGGAGTTTGAAGGAACTTATCCACTACCAGAGGCGCAACTCGATCGCTTTTTGTTCAAGCTAATGGCGAACTATCCCGATCCAGCAGCAGAAAAGAAAATGTTGCTCAATCATCAAGCAGGATTCCAAGCGAAACGGCTCAATCTCAGTAGACTTCAACCGATCGCATCTGTGGACGAAGTTTTGAAAGCGCGGCAACTGGTACGATCGCTAACTGTTGAAGAACCGATTCTCGATTATTTACTATCTGTGGTTCAGAAAACTCGCCAACATCCTGATCTAGTGTTAGGTGCTTCTCCTCGATCGGCAGTCGCCTGGTTGAATGTGAGTAAAGCTCAAGCTTGGTTATCCGGTCGGAACTATGTGACTCCGGATGATATTAAAGCGGTTGCTCCTCCACTGTTGCGCCATCGATTAATTCTACGTCCTGAAGCTCAGTTAGATGGAATTAATGTCGATTCGGTGATCAATGCCATTCTCAATCAAGTTGCTGTTCCTCGTTAGCTTATGATTCCTTCACTCCGAACTTATGGATTATTGCTAGTCGGTGGCGCGATCGCTGCTGTTCTATTCTTGTTCAATCCGCAATTGTCGATCGTCGTTCTATTACTCTTCGATCTGATTGTTCTCGGATTAGCATTCTTCGATAGTTCACGAGTGAAACCGCATCGGGTGAAAGTCGATCGACAAGTGGCATCCAGATTATCGATCGGGCGAGATAACTTAGTCAGCCTCAATGTTGAATCTGTAGCGCGATCGACAGAAATTCGCATCTATGATCAGTATCCGATCGAGTTCTCTGTTTCATCAATGCCGCTAGCTCTAAAGCTTGGAGCAAATCTGAAACAGCAACTTTCCTATACGGTGAATCCTTCCTATCGAGGAGAGTATCACTGGAAAGACATTCAAGTGCGTCAATTAAGTCCGTGGCGACTCGCTTGGCACAGTTGGAAGATTCCACAAGAGCAAAAAGTTTCGGTTTATCCAGATTTACTTGGACTACGATCGCTTTCAATCCGATTAACCTTAGAATCTTCTGGCTCAATTCGTCGCGCCCGTCGATTAGGCATTGGAACTGAATTCTCAGAGCTTCGAGAATATGGCATTGGAGATGATCCACGGTTTATTGATTGGAAAGCAACTGCACGACGTGGACAACCGTTAGTTCGAGTATTGGAACCAGAACAAGAGCAGACTTTGATTATTTTGCTCGATCGCGGTCGGTTGATGACTTCTCAAGTTCAAGGATTAGCGCGATTTGATTGGGGACTGAATGCGACACTAGCACTGGCACTGGCGGGATTACATCGAGGCGATCGAGTTGGGGTTGGCGTATTCGATCGACAAGTTCAAACATGGATTCCTCCAGAACGCGGACAGGCACATTTGAATCATTTAATCGAGCGCTTAACTCCGATTCAACCAGAGATTCTAGAGCCAGATTATTTAGGTGCAGTTACAACCTTAGTCAATCAACAGGCTCGACGGGCTTTAGTGGTTGTGATTACCGATATTGTTGATACTACAGCCTCATCCGAACTATTAGCAGCATTGGGACGATTAACACCGAGGTACTTACCATTCTGCGTTACCTTGCGAGATCCACAAGTTGATCAACAAGCACATACAGTAACCGAGGATTTGCCCTCGACTTACGAAAGAGCCGTAGCACTCGATTTGATTGCTCAGCGACAGATTGCATTTAGTACATTAAAACAACGAGGTGTATTAGTGTTGGATGCACCTGCGAATCAAATTACAGAAGAATTAGTCGATCGATATCTTCAACTCAAAGCCAG
Coding sequences within it:
- a CDS encoding hypothetical protein (similar to AA sequence:cyanobase_aa:LBDG_25170), with amino-acid sequence MIPSLRTYGLLLVGGAIAAVLFLFNPQLSIVVLLLFDLIVLGLAFFDSSRVKPHRVKVDRQVASRLSIGRDNLVSLNVESVARSTEIRIYDQYPIEFSVSSMPLALKLGANLKQQLSYTVNPSYRGEYHWKDIQVRQLSPWRLAWHSWKIPQEQKVSVYPDLLGLRSLSIRLTLESSGSIRRARRLGIGTEFSELREYGIGDDPRFIDWKATARRGQPLVRVLEPEQEQTLIILLDRGRLMTSQVQGLARFDWGLNATLALALAGLHRGDRVGVGVFDRQVQTWIPPERGQAHLNHLIERLTPIQPEILEPDYLGAVTTLVNQQARRALVVVITDIVDTTASSELLAALGRLTPRYLPFCVTLRDPQVDQQAHTVTEDLPSTYERAVALDLIAQRQIAFSTLKQRGVLVLDAPANQITEELVDRYLQLKARNQL
- a CDS encoding MoxR-like ATPase (similar to AA sequence:cyanobase_aa:LBDG_25160), yielding MSDLQATFSSLRQALDQIVVGQSALVQQLLVALLSGGHVILEGVPGTGKTLLVKVMAQLVRSEFRRVQLTPDILPSDILGTNIFDLNTRNFILKKGPVFTQILLADEVNRTPPKTQSALLEAMEEQQVTLDGESLPLPEFFWVIATQNSLEFEGTYPLPEAQLDRFLFKLMANYPDPAAEKKMLLNHQAGFQAKRLNLSRLQPIASVDEVLKARQLVRSLTVEEPILDYLLSVVQKTRQHPDLVLGASPRSAVAWLNVSKAQAWLSGRNYVTPDDIKAVAPPLLRHRLILRPEAQLDGINVDSVINAILNQVAVPR